Proteins encoded in a region of the Bacillus methanolicus genome:
- a CDS encoding nucleotide pyrophosphohydrolase, producing MGNSKTLKDVQAEVDAYIGQFKEGYFSPLALLARMTEELGELAREVNHYYGEKPKKATEKKRTIEEELGDMLFVLICFANSLHIDLEEAHNLVMNKFQTRDKDRWTRIEE from the coding sequence ATGGGCAATTCAAAAACATTGAAAGACGTCCAGGCAGAAGTTGATGCTTATATCGGGCAATTTAAAGAAGGCTATTTCAGCCCCTTGGCATTGCTCGCCAGAATGACAGAAGAATTGGGGGAACTCGCCCGGGAAGTTAATCATTATTACGGGGAAAAACCAAAAAAGGCAACAGAGAAAAAACGGACAATCGAGGAAGAACTAGGGGATATGCTGTTTGTTCTCATATGCTTTGCAAACTCATTACATATTGATTTAGAAGAAGCCCATAACCTTGTTATGAACAAATTTCAAACCCGTGATAAAGATCGCTGGACAAGAATTGAAGAGTAA
- a CDS encoding YitT family protein, whose translation MVFGLKLKNIFFILLGAAIFSFGIVNFNMQNNLAEGGFTGITLLLFFLFDWDPSYTNLILNIPLFFIGWKLLGRNVFLYTIIGTISVSVFLWIFQRFPVDMPLNNDMVLAALFAGVFIGIGLGIIFRFGGTTGGVDIIARLAHKYIGWSMGKTMFLFDAVVITLSLVFYLTYQEAMYTLVAVFVGARVIDFMQEGAYSARGAMIISDHNEEIADRILKEMDRGVTVLKGYGSFTKKEREVLYCVVAKNEIVKLKNVITSVDPHAFVSVSVVHDVLGEGFTLDENKMPLER comes from the coding sequence TTGGTTTTTGGATTGAAACTTAAGAATATCTTCTTTATTTTGCTGGGAGCAGCAATTTTTTCTTTTGGGATTGTTAATTTTAATATGCAAAATAATTTAGCCGAGGGCGGATTTACCGGTATCACCTTATTATTATTTTTCCTGTTTGATTGGGATCCGTCATATACAAATCTAATATTAAACATTCCTCTTTTTTTTATTGGTTGGAAGCTTCTCGGGAGAAATGTGTTTTTATATACGATTATCGGGACGATCAGCGTCTCAGTCTTTCTCTGGATTTTTCAGCGCTTTCCGGTGGATATGCCGCTTAATAATGACATGGTGCTGGCTGCCTTGTTTGCGGGAGTGTTCATCGGAATAGGCCTCGGAATCATCTTTCGATTTGGCGGCACAACCGGAGGCGTCGATATTATTGCAAGACTGGCCCACAAATATATCGGCTGGAGCATGGGGAAAACAATGTTTTTGTTCGATGCTGTTGTTATTACCCTATCGCTCGTCTTCTATTTAACGTATCAGGAAGCGATGTATACATTAGTGGCTGTTTTTGTAGGGGCTCGTGTGATTGATTTTATGCAAGAGGGCGCTTATTCAGCCAGAGGAGCAATGATTATCTCTGATCACAATGAAGAAATAGCCGACAGAATATTGAAAGAAATGGATCGGGGAGTTACAGTGTTAAAAGGGTACGGTTCATTTACAAAGAAAGAACGGGAAGTACTCTATTGTGTCGTTGCCAAAAATGAAATCGTAAAGCTGAAAAATGTGATTACTTCCGTTGATCCTCACGCATTTGTGTCAGTCAGCGTTGTACATGATGTTCTTGGTGAAGGCTTTACACTTGATGAAAATAAAATGCCGCTGGAAAGATAA
- a CDS encoding zinc metallopeptidase: protein MYLLYFAVIILVPLWAQLKVSGAYKKYSRVPSSSQMRGAEVARKILDANGLYHVGVEETGGFLSDHYDPRTKTVRLSSANYHGHSVAAAAIAAHEVGHAIQDQQDYAFLRFRHALVPVANIGSNFAWILIMIGIFAQLSGMLLLGIIFMASAVLFQVVTLPVEFNASNRAMDQVVALGVIRNDEERETRKVLNAAALTYVAAAAIAVLELVRLVLIFTGMTREE, encoded by the coding sequence ATGTATCTACTTTACTTCGCGGTCATTATACTTGTTCCTCTTTGGGCGCAGCTGAAAGTGAGTGGAGCATATAAAAAATACTCACGCGTTCCTTCGTCATCACAGATGAGAGGTGCTGAAGTAGCGAGAAAGATTTTAGACGCGAACGGGCTGTATCATGTTGGTGTAGAGGAAACAGGAGGATTTTTAAGTGACCATTATGATCCTCGCACGAAAACGGTTAGATTATCTTCCGCCAACTACCATGGGCATTCCGTTGCAGCTGCTGCAATTGCTGCACACGAAGTGGGCCATGCAATTCAGGATCAGCAAGATTACGCATTTCTGCGTTTCCGCCATGCACTTGTTCCTGTTGCAAATATCGGCTCAAATTTTGCCTGGATTCTTATTATGATCGGTATTTTTGCTCAATTGAGCGGAATGTTGCTTTTAGGAATTATCTTTATGGCATCAGCCGTGCTTTTCCAGGTTGTTACTCTTCCGGTTGAATTCAATGCCTCAAACAGGGCAATGGATCAAGTCGTTGCACTTGGTGTTATTCGGAATGATGAAGAACGGGAGACGAGAAAAGTATTGAATGCAGCGGCTTTAACATATGTTGCCGCAGCTGCAATCGCAGTACTTGAACTAGTTCGCTTAGTATTGATTTTTACAGGAATGACGAGAGAGGAATAG
- the ypjB gene encoding sporulation protein YpjB, which produces MRAIAAITMLTFFLLAPFTVIAEHTPPIDKLDEISDEALQMVKLQRYDDAKKILEYFSKQFLTFTIKEKSFSMDELRIVTVAHKDALEASVSAAMTHEERINRVTKFRLVVDAVTSTHQPLWAEMEGPIMSAFNSVKESVYNGDNEHFHSNLNSFLSLYEVIYPSMRLDIPSERMEKVDARVKFIDQYRPQVLTQASSQQELEALQLDLQNIFDEMNEDEADPSLWWVMISTGSIIILTLSYVGWRKYRGDREKERNRSRELKD; this is translated from the coding sequence ATGAGAGCAATTGCCGCCATAACCATGCTGACTTTTTTCCTGCTGGCACCATTCACAGTAATCGCAGAACATACGCCGCCTATAGATAAGCTTGATGAGATTTCAGATGAAGCTTTGCAAATGGTAAAATTACAAAGATATGACGATGCCAAAAAAATATTGGAATATTTTTCTAAACAGTTTTTAACGTTTACGATTAAAGAAAAGTCATTTTCAATGGATGAGTTAAGAATTGTAACTGTTGCTCATAAAGATGCCCTTGAAGCATCTGTCAGTGCAGCAATGACTCATGAAGAGAGAATTAATCGTGTCACGAAGTTCCGGCTTGTTGTTGATGCTGTTACTTCCACCCATCAGCCTTTATGGGCAGAAATGGAAGGTCCAATTATGTCGGCATTTAACAGTGTGAAAGAATCAGTATATAACGGGGACAATGAACATTTTCATTCTAATCTGAATTCATTTTTATCTCTTTATGAAGTCATCTACCCGAGCATGAGACTTGATATTCCGTCTGAAAGAATGGAAAAAGTTGATGCCCGAGTTAAATTCATTGATCAATATCGCCCACAAGTGCTTACACAGGCTTCAAGCCAACAGGAGCTTGAGGCATTACAATTAGATTTGCAAAACATTTTTGATGAGATGAATGAAGATGAAGCCGATCCGTCTCTTTGGTGGGTAATGATTTCAACCGGAAGCATTATTATACTAACATTGTCTTACGTTGGTTGGAGAAAATATAGAGGTGACCGTGAAAAGGAGAGGAACCGGTCAAGAGAGCTAAAAGATTGA
- a CDS encoding DUF1405 domain-containing protein, whose translation MKWIYPFIANKTFLWCLLLINIAGTIYGYDWYKWQLVDTPAIFVPFVPDSPTASLFFVFVLIAFLLNKNWPLFEALAIVTLFKYGIWAVIMNLLVYTVKGELDFVSYMLIFSHLGMAIQGVLFAPFYRIKMRHLIITGVWVLHNEIIDYVFFQMPRYPVLHLYLQEIGYFTFWLSIASLFLAYYLCVRPGRFTLELNS comes from the coding sequence ATGAAGTGGATTTATCCGTTTATTGCAAACAAGACTTTTTTATGGTGTTTGCTTCTCATAAACATAGCGGGAACGATTTATGGCTACGATTGGTATAAGTGGCAGCTTGTTGATACACCTGCGATCTTCGTGCCATTTGTACCGGACAGTCCGACAGCCAGCTTGTTTTTTGTTTTCGTACTAATCGCTTTTCTTTTGAATAAAAACTGGCCATTATTCGAAGCGCTGGCGATTGTAACTTTGTTTAAATACGGAATTTGGGCAGTTATCATGAATTTATTGGTATACACCGTGAAAGGTGAACTGGATTTTGTATCGTACATGCTAATTTTCTCCCATTTAGGAATGGCAATACAAGGAGTTTTATTTGCTCCGTTTTATCGGATTAAAATGCGCCATCTTATTATTACTGGAGTTTGGGTATTGCACAATGAAATCATTGACTATGTGTTTTTTCAAATGCCTCGTTATCCTGTTTTACATCTATACTTACAAGAAATAGGATACTTTACGTTTTGGCTCAGTATTGCCTCACTGTTCCTTGCATACTATCTTTGTGTAAGGCCGGGCAGGTTTACATTAGAATTAAATTCATAA
- a CDS encoding menaquinol-cytochrome c reductase cytochrome b/c subunit, whose protein sequence is MHRGKGMKFVGDSRVPAERKPNIPKDYSEYPGKTEAFWPNFLLKEWMVGAVFLVGFLCLTVAHPSPLERVADPTDTAYIPLPDWYFLFLYQLLKYTYASGPYNVIGAIVIPGLAFGSLLLAPFIDRGPERRPTKRPLATGFMLLALASIIFLTWQAVAHHDWEAAEQQGKIVAEADIDKEAEGYKIYEAQGCINCHGAELSGGAGAPALIDTGLKPEEVADIAKNGKGSMPPGMFKGTDEELKKLSEFISSIKSK, encoded by the coding sequence ATGCATCGTGGAAAAGGTATGAAGTTCGTAGGAGACTCCCGTGTTCCTGCGGAACGCAAGCCTAACATTCCGAAAGATTATTCGGAATACCCTGGAAAGACTGAGGCTTTCTGGCCTAACTTTCTTCTGAAAGAATGGATGGTAGGTGCAGTTTTCCTCGTCGGCTTTTTGTGTCTGACAGTCGCTCACCCTTCTCCGTTAGAAAGGGTTGCAGATCCGACTGATACAGCTTATATCCCATTGCCAGACTGGTATTTCTTATTTCTATACCAATTATTGAAATACACATATGCATCAGGTCCGTATAATGTTATTGGTGCAATTGTCATTCCCGGGCTTGCTTTTGGTTCGTTGTTGTTGGCTCCGTTTATTGACCGAGGCCCAGAACGCCGTCCGACTAAACGCCCTTTAGCAACAGGATTTATGCTGTTGGCTTTGGCTTCGATCATTTTCTTGACCTGGCAAGCTGTTGCACATCATGACTGGGAAGCAGCTGAGCAGCAAGGAAAGATTGTAGCTGAAGCAGATATTGACAAAGAAGCGGAAGGCTACAAAATTTACGAAGCTCAAGGCTGTATTAACTGCCATGGCGCTGAATTATCAGGCGGTGCGGGTGCTCCTGCACTAATTGATACCGGATTAAAACCTGAAGAGGTAGCTGACATTGCTAAAAACGGAAAAGGCAGTATGCCGCCTGGTATGTTTAAAGGCACTGATGAAGAACTGAAAAAACTTTCAGAGTTCATCTCAAGCATTAAAAGCAAATAA
- the qcrB gene encoding menaquinol-cytochrome c reductase cytochrome b subunit translates to MLNKIYDWVDERLDITPLWRDIADHEVPEHVNPAHHFSAFVYCFGGLTFFVVVIQILSGMFLTMYYVPDIKNAWQSVYYLQNEVAFGQIVRGMHHWGASLVIVMMFLHTLRVFFQGAYKKPRELNWIVGVLIFFVMLGLGFTGYLLPWDMKALFATKVGLQIAESVPLIGTWVKILLAGDESIVGAQTLTRFFAIHVFFLPAALLGLMAAHFIMIRRQGISGPL, encoded by the coding sequence TTGTTAAACAAAATATATGATTGGGTCGATGAACGTTTAGATATTACGCCTTTGTGGCGTGATATTGCAGACCATGAAGTTCCGGAGCATGTAAACCCTGCACATCATTTTTCAGCATTTGTTTACTGTTTCGGCGGATTAACATTCTTCGTAGTTGTGATTCAAATCCTTTCTGGTATGTTTTTAACAATGTATTACGTACCAGATATTAAGAATGCATGGCAATCTGTATACTATCTTCAAAATGAGGTAGCGTTCGGTCAGATTGTCCGCGGAATGCACCATTGGGGAGCAAGTTTGGTTATCGTAATGATGTTCTTACATACGCTTCGCGTATTCTTCCAAGGAGCTTATAAGAAACCTCGCGAATTAAACTGGATTGTCGGAGTATTAATTTTCTTCGTTATGTTAGGTTTAGGTTTTACAGGATATTTGCTTCCTTGGGATATGAAAGCACTGTTTGCGACAAAAGTAGGTTTGCAGATTGCGGAATCTGTTCCGCTTATAGGTACATGGGTGAAAATTTTGCTTGCCGGTGATGAGAGTATCGTCGGAGCCCAAACGCTTACCCGTTTCTTTGCGATTCACGTATTCTTCTTGCCGGCTGCATTACTCGGTTTAATGGCTGCACACTTTATCATGATCCGCAGACAAGGAATTTCCGGTCCTTTGTAA
- a CDS encoding ubiquinol-cytochrome c reductase iron-sulfur subunit codes for MSKHRVSRRQFLSYTLTGVGGFMAAGMLMPMVRFAVDPVLQGKGGGDFVPTDKKVDEITTEPTRVDFSFTQKDAWYESEVTNTAWVYKDEKGEIVALSPVCKHLGCTVDWNTDKSNPNHFFCPCHYGLYTKDGTNVPGTPPTSPLDVYEYRVKDGYLQIGKAKPRKGA; via the coding sequence ATGAGCAAGCATCGAGTTTCCAGGCGTCAATTCCTGAGTTACACACTTACCGGTGTAGGCGGTTTCATGGCTGCAGGAATGTTAATGCCAATGGTTCGTTTTGCTGTTGATCCGGTTCTGCAAGGCAAAGGCGGCGGGGATTTCGTTCCAACTGACAAAAAAGTAGACGAAATTACAACTGAACCAACACGTGTAGACTTCTCATTCACACAGAAGGATGCCTGGTATGAATCTGAAGTGACGAATACAGCTTGGGTTTATAAGGACGAGAAAGGTGAAATTGTTGCACTTTCTCCTGTTTGTAAGCACTTAGGCTGTACTGTTGACTGGAATACGGACAAGTCTAATCCAAACCATTTCTTCTGTCCGTGCCACTACGGTTTATACACAAAAGACGGTACAAACGTTCCAGGCACGCCGCCGACATCACCGCTGGATGTGTATGAATATCGAGTAAAGGATGGATATTTGCAAATCGGGAAAGCAAAACCGCGGAAGGGGGCGTAA